The genomic stretch GGTATGACAGCAGCGATAGTTTAATTTATTCGGGCAAAACCCCTACGCTATCACCCACCGTTACCGAACAGTACAAGTTGGAAGTAATAGCCGAGGCTGACCTGTATAAAGATTATGATGAAATGGTGGTGCAAGTAAACCCTTATGCTATTACGGCACTCAACCCAAATCCTGCCTCTACCAACCTTACCATTGATTATGATGCTGATGAAGCCAACTCAGCCTACCTGATTGTACAACCTGTAGTTGGCGGGGGGAGCAATAATTATATTATCAGTACCTCCCAAAATCAGACTTCGATAAACGTGAGTTCATACGCACCCGGAGTGTATGCCATACTGTTGGTGTGTGATGGCATAGTGGTGGATTCTGAAATGTTAACGATTCAATAAAGAAAGTCATGAAGAAGTTTATTGTCATAGTTACAATGTTTTGTGGTATTTCGGTATGCAAGGCACAAAGAATTGATGGAGGAGGAGGACACGGTATTGTTAAGTGTAAAGATGGATATGCCTATACAGCAGGGTATAATGATAAAGGGCAACTTGGTATAGGTAGCTCGTCATCGGAATTTACTTTTACACAAGTAGCTGGTCTGTCACTAATTACGGACGTGGCAGCAGGTGCTGAACATACGTTGGCACTTGATACAGGCGGCAATGTTTGGGCTTGGGGTGATAACTCGTATGGTCAATTATGTGACAGTTCATATGTGAACCGAATTATGCCTCACAGAGTTGCCGGAGCTGATAAAATCTTATCCATAAGTGCAGGCTGGCGCTTTTCTTTGTATTTACGAGAAGATAGCACGGTATGGGCTGGAGGTGAAAATACAAACGGTCAAGTAGGTACACAGTCACCTCCATATTCGGTTAATTATCTACGTCAAATTTCAAATCTCAGTGACGTTATTGCGATTTCGGCTGGTTTCAATCATTGTTTAGTATTAGAGGCAGATGGTAGCGTGTGGAGTTGGGGTTTTAATAGCTACGGACAACTTGGAGATGGGACAACAAATACCAGTATTATTCCTGTACAGGTTCAGGGTCTCAATAGTATTGTTGCTATTGAAGCTGGGTGGAGTGTTTCGTATGCGATTAAAAATGATGGAACTTTATGGTCATGGGGAGCTAATTATCATGGCCAATTGGGGACAGGAAGCCTTATGGGATCCGGTGTAACTTCCTCCCCTCAATTAGTTGTGGGTTTGGATAGCGTATCAATGATAAGATCAGATGTTGATTTTACATTAGCTCTGAAGGAAAAAGGAAGTCTTTGGGCTTGGGGTAAAAATTTTCACGGCCAGCTTGGGGATAGCACAAAAGCTGATAGAAACATACCCACAAAAGTAAAGAACCTCGGCAGCGTTGTTGATGTTGGGGTAGGGTCGGCAGTAGGATATGCTATTAATTCTGTAGGAGAAATTTATTCATGGGGAGCCGGTCCAGAAGGAGCTCTTGCATCAGATACAATCACCCAAAAACTCACTCCATCATCCATCACACCCATAGCTTGTAACCCTGTTGTTTCCATATACGAGCAAAAAGCCCACAAGACAAGTATAAAAGTTTACCCGAACCCCACCCGTGGTTTTGTAATAATGGAAGGAACTGAGGGCACTAAAATTGAATCTGTTGAAGTGTATAATACCACCGGGATTTCTGTAATGAAAGTGATAGAGCCGGAAAATCGTATTGATATTTCGGGTTTGCCCAAAGGCATTTACTTCATACAATGTGAGGTAGATGGTGAGGTAGTGGTACAGAAAATTATGAAGGAATGAAGGAAGTCACTTTCTGGTAGTCCTTTCTAGGATTTGATAAAATGAGCGGCAGTTTTCGAAAGAAAGCTGCCGCTTTTTGTGTGGCGTTGTCTGTGACTTTGGTTACCAAAACCATTTGCCGAAAATCTTACTTTTGAATTCTCAAAAAAATAATAGAAGAATGAAATCATTAAGTGAACTAATAAACGATCCGGCTACTCACCTTATAGATGTGCGCGAGCCTTATGAAGTGGATGAAGTAAGTGTGGATGGTGCTGAGAATATCCCAATGGGAGATGTAGCGGATGAGCTGGAGAAGTTTAAAAGCATGGAAGGAAACATAGTGGTATTCTGCCGCTCGGGTGGTCGTAGTGCCAGCGTAATGCAGTTTTTGCAACAAAACGGTGTAGAGAATGTTACCAACGGTGGTGGATATGCTGATGTTCAGGCTCACCAAAAATAAAATCACGTTAAAAATATACAACATGAAAAAGTTAGTGTATCTAATGTTTCCAATGCTGGTTTTTATGGCATCATGTGGAGCTCAGAGTACTGGTGATAAGGATGTGACCGTGGCTGAGGCTCGGGAAATGATAAAGGACGATAAAGTTGTAATCATTGACGTGCGCACACCCGAAGAGTACGAAAAAGGACATCTGGAAGGGGCCACTTTGATTAACTTCTTTGGTGATGACTTCGATCAAAAAATTGCAGAGCTTCCTAAAGATCAGGAATACTTGGTGTACTGTCATTCTGGAAACAGGAGCGGAAAGGCAGTAAAGAAAATGGAGGAAGCTGGCTTCACTAATACTCACAACATGACAGGTGGCTGGTCTAGCTGGTCTGCTGAGGTAGAAAGTAAAAAGTAATGGCTGGATTTAAAGAAATTATCAATTCAGATAAGCCAGTGCTGATTGACTTTTTTGCAGAATGGTGCGGCCCTTGCAAAACCTTGGCGCCTATTCTCAAAGATGTAAAGCAGCAGCTTGGGGATTCTGTAAAAGTGATAAAGATAGATGTGGATAAAAACCCACAATTGGCTGGAAGCCTAAATGTACAAGGTGTACCCACTTTGATGATTTATAAAGATGGCCAAATGAAGTGGCGACAAAGCGGGGTGCTTCCTGCTGCTCAGATCGTCAATCAAATTAAGAATGCATAATTAAAGGGCTTCCATCCGGAAGCCTTTTTCTTTTAGGTATTCCAAGGTTTTGGGAAGGGCTATTTGTAAGCGTGGCCAAGCCTTTACACTGTCGTGAAAAACGATAATAGACCCAGGTTGTATGTGTTTAACCACATTTTGATAACATCGCTCACCATCGATGGAAGTATCAAAGTCACCACTCAAAATGTCCCACATTATAATGTTATAATCCTGTTTTAAGGCTTTGGCTTGTGACTTTTTTATTCTGCCATAAGGCGGACGAAAAAGTTTAGTGTCAGCAAGTAGATCCTGGCAAGCTTTTACATTTTCCAAGTAATCCTTGGTAGTGTGCTTCCAGCCATTGAGGTGATTGGAGGTGTGGTTGCCAATGCTATGTCCAGCGTCTTTTAGCTGCTGATATACACTCGGGTTGTCGGCTACATTTTTTCCGATAAGGAAAAATGTGCCCAAGGCCTGGTGCTTTGCCAATTGCTCTATTACCCAATTAGTGATTTCTGGAGTCGGGCCATCATCAAAAGTTAGGTATACTACCTTGTCCATTGCTGGTATTTCCCAGGTTAGGTTTGGATAAATAGCCCTTAGCCACCAAGGGGATTTGATCAGGTAGTTTCGCATCGTGTAAAATTAGGTGAAAACAAAAAAAACTCCGTACTGGGCGGAGTTTTAGCAAATTGAATTTGATTTAGTTTTTCTTTCCCTTCCAGGTTCCTTCAAAATCTTCACCGATATGATTCCAGGTCCCAGACATGGAGTTTCCACTAGCTTGTCCAACAAATCGAATCCGATTTCCGAATAGTTCTACTGTGGCATCCACAGCACCAGATTTACTGATTTCTCCCTCTCCTGAAAATGTGAAGAACGGAACAGAATCTGAAACAGCGGTTCCTTCTGCCTTGCCTTCATCATCAATATTTATAGTCCAACTTCCTGTGTCGTCTCCAGTATAGGTCCCTGACCAGTTTCCTTCATACTCCTTGTACTCCGATTTTTTACAAGAAAATAGTAGGGTAGAAACAGTGAAGAGTGCTAGGATTGCTTTATTGAATTTCATTTTTAATGAGGTTTTAGTTTGATACAAAGAAAAATAAAAAAGCCCCGCAAAATGCGAGGCTCTCATATAAAATAGATGTTCTTAACTATGCCATCCCTAGCGGTCTCAACGCAGCCTGATAGCGTTTAAAAAATTCAGTATCCTGCATCTGCTGCATGTTTTTGCCTTGATATTCATATTGCTGAACCATACGAATCAACATTTGGTAGTAACTAGCTGCAGAGCGAGTTTCCTGCTGTACTTTAGCGCGGTCGTCACCTTTAAACTGCTGATAGTAGGCAAGCTCTTCATCTAGCCTGTCGGCAAAAAGATCAACAATTGCACGTGCCTTTTCAGTTGCACCAGCTTTGTAGTATCCTTCAATCATACTAAAGATAAAGTAGTTTAATTCAAACTTCTCTTCAGGCATAATTTCCATACCTCTATCAAGCACCTCAATAGCTTTCTCTTTTTCACCTTCGTCCACAAGTTGATTTGCTAATCGTCCAAATGTATTTCTAAGGTTATAAGAAAGTCTGCGGTTGGTTTCGTCCAAATATACCCCAGGAACTTCCATATTTCCATACTCAAAGTTGTTCATCAGGTTATTATACATGATGTCAGTATTGGGCTTTCCAAAGTCAGTAGAACCTTTAGGCGTTTCATTTTTTACAGGAACAAAACGGTAAGCCAATCCTTCAAGTTGGAAGTAATCTTCTAGCCAAAAGAAGGATTTGCTACTGTTTCCTACAGTTACACTAAAGTATATAGGGCGAGACCAGTCGTTATTTGCAATAAGGTCTACCACCATTATGTCTCTTTTAGAAAGCAACTGAGCATTTAGATCCCAATCGATATAATCCAAAATACGGCTGGTATCTTTTTCAGAAACCACATTATTGGCCAATACTTCACTTTTGTCAATGTCTACACGTACCTGCTTGGTAGGGTAGTATTGAAGCTGGTTTTCACCGTATTTGAATCGTGTACTAGGATCATCACTCTTAATCCACTTGATTAAGTCTTCAACGCGCCATCTTCCTTTTACGCGAGGATCTTCGCGGAAGTAAACTACATCGCGAGTTCCTTGCTTGTATTGATCGTGTTCAAAGCTAAATGGAACCGGAGCGGCTTCATAAGCAGCACGTTTCATTTGGTCGATATACCAGTCTGTGTTCAAAAGACTAAGGTTTACAATACGCACATCAGTACGATAGCCTTCTATTTCCTGGATATACCAAAGCGGGAAGGTGTCATTATCACCATTTGTAAATAGTATAGCATTTGGCGCACAAGAGTCTAGATACGCTTTTGCAATATCTCTCGCGGTATATCTATTAGAGCGGTCGTGGTCATCCCAGTTTTCTTTGGCCATTATGGCTGGCACTAAAAGTAAGCAGAGCGCTGAGGTAGCAATTGCACTTCCATTGCCTTTAAACTTCTTGGCCAAGATTTCATAAATAGCTTGAACGCCAAGACCAATCCATATAGCAAATGCATAGAATGATCCAACAAATGCATAATCACGTTCACGAGGTTCAAAGGGTTTGTGGTTGGTGTATATCACAATCGCAATACCCGTCATCAGGAAAAAGAGCGTAACCACCCAGGCATCTTTCCAATCTCGCTTAAAGTGGAAATAGAGACCAATAATTCCTAAAATAAATGGAAGGAAATAGTAAGTATTTCGTGCAGGGCTATTTCTATCGTGATATGGGAGATTGCTCTGGGGTCCTAAGCGAATGGCATCTATAAAATCGATACCGCTTAGCCAGTTCCCTTGAGTTACCTCATAATGGTGCTGGTCATCATTTTGGCGCCCGGCAAAGTTCCACATAAAATAGCGCCACCACATGTGGCCGATTTGATAGTCAAAGAAGAATTTTAGATTTTGACCAAAGGTGGGCTTCTTCTCTTTATTCTTTATACCTGCAATTTGCATGTAGTTTTTGATGTGCCCGGGATCATCACTCCACATACGTGGGAAAAATCCAGTGTGACTTTTTGCAAAGTTTCTTACACTTCCTTTTCTGTCGTCAGAAACAACATATTTACCCGCTTCTTCGTCTTTTTCGTAAATGGGTGTACCATCAGTAAAAGGGGTTCTTTGATCCAAAGGAGCGTTAAAGTACTGACCATACATTACTGGCCAATCTCCGTATTGATCACGGTTATAATAGGCCAAAAGTGAAAGTGCATCTTCCGGGTTGTTTTCGTCAATTGGCGTGTTTGCATTAGAGCGTATAGCCAGAGTAACAAAGGTTGAATACCCGATGATGATAAAAAGTATTGAAAGAATAAGGGTATTCCACAAAGGGAGCTCTTTTTTGCGGGTAGAAATCAATCCAAAGCCAAATGCTGCTGTAAGTATCAGTAGCATAAAGATGGTTCCTGTATTAAATGGAAGGCCGATTGAGTTTACAAAAAAGATTTCCAGTTTACCAAAACTGTTTAGAATAAGCGGAATGATAACGGCAAACACTACACCTAGCACCACTACTGCGATGGCATTGTAAAGTATAAACTGACGCATGTTTTCTACTTCTTTATTTTTAAAGAAATAAATCATCACGATAGCTGGAATGGTAAGGAATACAAGAATGTGAACACCAATAGAAAGTCCAGTCATGTAGGCGATAAAAATCAACCAACGTCCAGCCTTCGGGCTTTTCTCCACTTCATTTTCCCATTTTAGAATGGCCCAAAAAGCAATGGCCGTAAATAGGGAAGACATGGCATACACTTCACCTTCTGCAGCTGAAAACCAAAAACTGTCGCTAAAAGTGTAGGCAAGTGCACCAACAGCACCTGCGCCAAATATAGAAATCATGCGTGCTTGGGTAAGCTCACCATGATGTTTGGAGAATTTTTTGCCTAATGCAGTAATGGTCCAAAACAGGAAAAGAATGGTAAAAGCACTACTAAGTCCAGAAACCATATTCACCATATAGGCTTGTTGTGTCACATCGCCAAAGGCAAATTGCGCAAAAAAGTTACCCATAAGCTGAAAGAAAGGAGCGCCTGGAGGGTGTCCTACTTGGAGCTTTACAGCGGTTGAAATATATTCGCCACAGTCCCAGAAACTGGCGGTGGGCTCTAGGGTAGAAACGTAAGTGAATGCTGCGATTGCAAATACGATCCAACCGATGAGGTTGTTGAGTTTAGAATAATTCTCCTGCATTGTCAGAATTTTATGTGGAGTGGCGAATTTATAAAAATAAGGGTACGGCAAATCTCAAAATACTGTTAAACACACTTAATTATATGTGAAGGTGCTTTTTTACCTTTTTTGTAAATTTATGGGGTCAATAAAAAAGAGTTAAAAAATTAAAGGCAAATGTTTGGTAGTTTCAAAAGGCTGCTTATTTTTGCCGCCCAATTCAACGGATGCCCTATCGTCTAATTGGCAGGACAGCGGTTTTTGGTACCGTCAGTCGAGGTTCGAGTCCTCGTGGGGCAACTTCCACAAAGCCTGAAGCAAAAGCTTCAGGCTTTTTTGTTTTCTATCGTTTTACAGTCTGCTCAGTCAAATCTCCCATTAGTCGATAGAAATCTTATACTTGTCTAATTTCGCTTTTATCGTGTCTTATTATTTTTCACTTTTGATGTGCTAACCCCTAAAAATCTAAATTGTCATGAACACATTGAATCTGAAGTGGCTTCGCCTTGAGCTAAAAAATGAAGAGGCACTTTCTAGTCGTTATTCCATCATTCACACGCAGTTTGCGAGGTATTCATATCTAATAGAAGAAGGATATATTCTAGGGATTTTTAATGCCAGCAATTACGAAAAAGATATTCCTCATGGCGTTATGTATATCCAAACGGATAGTCCTGAGTTTTATCAAGCGTGCATCTCTAATTACAGTAATGATTTTCACGTTTCAGAGCTTACTCCATTTTTTAGCTTACCTACCAATTATAGATTGGCACTTGGTGTAAGTGTAACTTTCAAAAATCAACATTCGGCATAGGGGTGCAGAAGGAGGTGTGTTAACTCAGGGTTTACCTTGGCTTAATGTAAGATCGGTAGTTTCGCGAAGAATACTCTCGTGAAACTCTTTACTCTATGAAAAAACTGAAGCGGTTCCTCCGCTCGTTTCGCGTACGCGTGCTTATGAGTTTTGTAACGCTTAAGCTTATTTTGCTTGTTTGGGTGGTTGCATACATTCATATCGATGCCAGGCAAAACTCTTTAGCTTCTTTATCAAAAAGCTTTGATACACTTGAACAAGCATTTATTGCTAGCAATGTAGGTTTTCAAAGTTTTCTACTTTCTGGATATCGTGAAGATGACTTTCATCTTACGGGATTTTCGAAGGGGATTGATGACTACATAGCACAGCAGGATTTGCAAACTGATTCCTTGCGTCAAATGATTTATGCATTTGAGGACAATGATCTTTCCGGTGAAAATAATCTGTGTACGTTAATTGTGATGAATCAAAACCTTAAGAAGTCGTTAATGACGCTCAAGGGTTTGTACTTAAAAAGAGGATACGTGGATTATGGAGCTGAAGGTGATATGCGTTTAGTGGCGCATGCTCTCGAAGACTCTACTTCTTTAGCTAAGGAGCAGATACTTCAGCTAAGAAGACATGAAAAGGATTATTTGTTGAGAGGCAAAATGGAGTATGTGGAGGCTTTTAATTTTTTAATAAATAAGTTGAAAAATAATGTTCCCATAAGCAGTAAAGCTAAGAATGACCTGCAATCCTATCAAAGAATGTTTAATCATTTTGTGGGGGTGGAAACAGCTTTGGGCGCACACCAAAATACTGGAGCTTATAATGATGTAAGGGTTCAAATTGATTCCATAACTCGAGCCCAAAAGATGTTAAAGGAAATGGTGGAATCTCAGATAAAAGCCATGTCAGCTGACTTCAAGCGCATGCTTTGGCAGGTATCATTGGTTGCTGTTGTACTTGCTCTTGTGTTGAGTATTTATTTTTCTTCAATGCTTACTGAGGATATTAGAGTTCTTAATTCAAGGGTTTTTGCTTTCAAAAAATCAATGTTTAAAACGGTCCCACCGGCTATTGACGATGCTAGAAGTCTCGAAGTAGGGTATCTAAATAAGAATTTAGACGGCATGATGAAGGAGCTGAGTTTTACCTTAAAAAGTTTGAAGGTTGATAAGGTGCGTGCGGAGGAAATGTCAAAGCAGAAAACCCTCTTTTTGACAAATATGAGTCATGAAATACGTACGCCCCTCAATGGAATAACTGGGATGCTTCATGTTTTAAAATCTACAAACCTTACTGATGAACAGCTGGAGCAGATTGAAATAATGGATTACTCCGCCAACCATCTAATGGAGCTTGTTAATATGATTCTTGATCAATCAAAAATCAATGCAGGACAGATGAAGGTTGAGAAGGTGGAGTTTGATCTGGATGGGGATATTAAAAAGCTTAAAAAAATATTTGAACACAAATGTGGAGAAAAAGGCTTAAGCATAAATGTGGAGTTGAAAGGCGATACTAGTCACAAATTGGTTGGAGATCCTTTGCGCTTGCAGCAGGTTTTAATTAATCTGGTGAATAATGGTATCAAGTTCACCGATTATGGTGGAATTGAAATAAAGATAAGTGAGGAGAGTAATGATGGAAAGCATCAAGTTTTAAAATTTGAAGTAAGGGATACGGGGATTGGAATTGAGCAGGATCAGCTTGCTCGCATATTTGAAGCGTTTGAACAGTCTGATAGTTCCATTACACGAAAGTACGGTGGCACTGGGCTTGGGTTGGCGATTTCAAGTGACCTTGTAAAGTTGATGGGCGGTGAACTTAGAGCTACAAGTGAGGAGGGGAAGGGATCAGTTTTCTTTTTTACGCTAAGATTTGAGCTTGGCGCTGAAAAGAAAATATATGCACCGAGCCTCACTAAAACTGAAGCATTGAGGAACGAGGTGCAAACACCCAAAATATTGCTAGCAGAAGATAATATTGTGAATCAAAAAGTGCTAACTCTCATGATAACCCAAATGGGAATAGAGGTGGTGCTTGCGGATAATGGAGAGGAAGCAGTATCTAAATTTATGGAGGAGGATTTTGACATTGTTTTGATGGATTTACAAATGCCAAAGATGGATGGTTTGGAAGCTATGCGTTGTATAAAACAATCCAACAAATATATTAATAAGCCTGTGCCTGTTGTGGCCGTTACTGCCAATGCGTTTAGCGAAGACCGAATGAGAGCATTGCAGGCAGGCATGGATGATTATTTATCAAAACCAGTAAAACCCGCAGATCTCAAGGGACTTTTGGTAAAGTATTTACAATCCTCAACCCTCGTGGTTTAGCTTTTAGCTAAAGCTCACAAATAAGTACACCAGAAAGTCTGACTTTACTTGCGGTCTTGCTAAATTCGCGCCTCAATAGATTTTAGCAGCGTTATGGATTACAATTTTCAGGAAATAGAGAAGAAGTGGCAGGAATACTGGGCAAAGAACAGTTCGTTTAAAGCGGAAGAAAGCTCTGAAAAACCTAAGTACTATGTGTTGGATATGTTCCCTTACCCATCTGGGGCGGGTTTGCACGTAGGTCACCCACTAGGTTACATTGCTTCTGATATTGTATCTCGCTACAAGCGTCACAAAGGTTTTAATGTATTGCACCCCATGGGCTACGATTCTTTTGGACTGCCAGCTGAGCAATACGCTATCCAAACAGGGCAGCACCCTGCGATTACCACCGAAGAAAATATTAAGCGCTATCGCCAACAGTTAGATCAAATCGGATTTTCATTTGATTGGTCGCGTGAGGTGCGTACTTCTGACCCTAACTTTTACAAGTGGACACAGTGGATTTTCCTCCAGCTTTTTAATAGTTGGTATGATGCTGCTGCAGATTCTGCAAAATCCATAGAAACCTTGGTTCAGCAATTTGAAAGCAAGGGTAGTGAAGGTATAAATGCTGTTACTTCAAATGAAGAAGGCTTTACAGCTGAAGCTTGGAATGCGCTAAGTGATATTCAAAAAGAAGAAATACTTCAAAAGTATAGATTGGCTTACAGGGCTGAATCTACGGTAAACTGGTGCCCAGCTTTGGGAACTGTGTTGGCCAATGATGAAGTGAAGGATGGCCTTAGTGAACGCGGAGGACATCCCGTGGTCCAAAAGAAAATGATGCAATGGAGCTTGCGAATTACGGCTTACGCTCAACGTTTGTTGGACGGTCTGAATGAAATCGATTGGTCAGAATCGTTGAAAGAATCACAGCGTAATTGGATTGGAAGATCCGAAGGAGCGAGTGTACATTTTGCATTAAAAGATAGAGAAGAGAAAATTGAGGTTTTCACCACCCGACCTGACACCATTTTTGGCGTAAGCTTTATGGTGCTGGCGCCCGAAAACCCATTGGTTGATGAAATTACTACTGAAGCTTACAGAAGCTCAGTGGATAAATATAAAGTACAGGCAGCTAAGAAAAGTGAGCGAGATAGACTTGCTGATGTGAAAACCGTAAGCGGTCAATTTACCGGTGCTTACGCTGTGCATCCCTTTAGCGGGAAAGAATTGCCGATCTGGATTGGTGACTATGTTTTGGCTTCTTACGGAACAGGTGCAGTGATGTCCGTTCCGGCTCATGATAGTCGTGATTATGCTTTTGCAAAATATTTTGATCTACCTATTTTACCAGTAGTGGAAGGTGGAGATGTTTCTAAAGAATCTTACGATGCCAAAGAAGGAAAAGTGATAAACTCTGATTTCCTGAATGGCCTTGACGTAAAAGAAGCGGTGGCAAAAGCTATTGCCAAAATTGAAGAAGAAGGTTTAGGAAAAGGTAAAGTAAACTTCCGTTTGCGTGATGCGATTTTTGGTCGTCAACGTTACTGGGGAGAGCCGATTCCTGTGTATTATAAAGATGGTGTGCCGCATTCTGTAAAGCAAGAACATTTGCCGCTGGAGCTTCCTCAGGTGGATGCGTATTTACCAACCGAAGATGGTGAGCCGCCTTTGGCTCGCGGCCAAAACTGGAATTACGACCCTGAAAAAGGAGTAGTGGCCAATGGGGAAGGATATCCACTAGAACAAACTACGATGCCAGGTTGGGCAGGTAGTAGTTGGTACGATTTGCGCTACATGGATCCCTTTAACACAGATGCCCCGGTAAGCGAAAAAGCCGATGACTATTGGCAAAATGTAGATTTATACATTGGTGGTAGCGAGCATGCCACAGGTCACCTTTTGTACACGCGTTTTTGGCATAAGTTTTTGAAAGATCAGGGAATCATTTCTCAAAATGAGCCTTTCAAAAAGTTGATCAATCAAGGAATGATTTTAGGAACTTCTGCCTTCGCTTACCGTGTAGAGGGTCAAAATAAGTTTGTTTCCAGAGGTCTTAGAAAGGATTATAAAACTGTTCCAGTTCACGTAGATGTGAATACGGTAAATGCTTCTGATGAGATGGATGTTGATGCTTTCAAACTTTGGAGAGATGATTTGGCTGGAGCTGAATTTGTTTCGGAAAACGGAAAATTCCTGGTAGGGCGCGAGGTAGAGAAAATGTCCAAATCAAAATACAATGTGGTAAATCCTGATGATATCATTGAGCAATACGGTGCAGATACCTTGCGTATGTATGAAATGTTCCTTGGGCCATTGGAGCAATCTAAGCCATGGAATACTGCTGGTATCACTGGGGTTCATGGTTTCTTAAAAAAGCTTACCCGCCTTTATAAAAATGAAGCAGACTGGAACATTAGCGATGAAAAAGCTGATGATAAAGAGTTAAAAGCGCTTCACGTTTTGATTAAAAAGGTAAATGAAGATATTGAGGCATTCAGCTTTAATACTTCAGTAAGTGCTTTTATGATTTGTGTAAACGAGCTTGGTGCACTTAAGTGCAATAAGCTCGAAATATTAGAACCACTAGCTGTGCTTATTTCTCCTTTTGCTCCGCATTTAGCCGAAGAACTCTGGACTGGCTTGGGGCATGAGGGTGGTATTTCTGTAGTACCATTCCCAATTCATAACGAAGACTACCTTACGGAGAATAGCTTTGAATACCCAGTTGCCTTTAATGGTAAAATGAGGTTCAAAGAAGAGCTTTCTTTGGAGATGGCCAAGGATGCTGTAGAAAAACACATTATGGGTTTAGAAAAAACAGCAACATATTTAGATGGTAAATCACCTAAAAAGGTGATTGTTGTGCCAGGTAAAATTGTAAATATCGTAATGTAGATTTATAACTTTATTTAAACATTTTAAATCTAAATTACTGAGCGGCAATAGGTTTTGATATTTGTTTATCGCGTTGTCTCACAGTGTTTTAAAGTTTGTTTTTTCATGATTTAAGTTGGATTTTTGAGCGTGCTAAATTGCTCTGAACAGCATTCATGAAAAAACCGCTCAACTTAAGTTCATCAGAATCAAAAGCTACCCTTCGGTTTAATATTAAGGAGAGTGTGAAGATTGTGATTAAGTTTTTGGGAATCACTACTTGGATAGTAATATTCGCAATGACTTTACTTGAGATTAAGCAATACTATAATATTGATGTAATTCCTGGAGTAAATACCTCCATCGAGGATTTACATAGTGCAGTGTTTAGCGGTGTTTCAAAGTTTTTCTAGTATTTTTTTTCGGTTTTGGACTGGTGGTTTTTTCGATAAGATGTTAGTTATTTCGTTGTGG from Owenweeksia hongkongensis DSM 17368 encodes the following:
- the leuS gene encoding leucine--tRNA ligase, which translates into the protein MDYNFQEIEKKWQEYWAKNSSFKAEESSEKPKYYVLDMFPYPSGAGLHVGHPLGYIASDIVSRYKRHKGFNVLHPMGYDSFGLPAEQYAIQTGQHPAITTEENIKRYRQQLDQIGFSFDWSREVRTSDPNFYKWTQWIFLQLFNSWYDAAADSAKSIETLVQQFESKGSEGINAVTSNEEGFTAEAWNALSDIQKEEILQKYRLAYRAESTVNWCPALGTVLANDEVKDGLSERGGHPVVQKKMMQWSLRITAYAQRLLDGLNEIDWSESLKESQRNWIGRSEGASVHFALKDREEKIEVFTTRPDTIFGVSFMVLAPENPLVDEITTEAYRSSVDKYKVQAAKKSERDRLADVKTVSGQFTGAYAVHPFSGKELPIWIGDYVLASYGTGAVMSVPAHDSRDYAFAKYFDLPILPVVEGGDVSKESYDAKEGKVINSDFLNGLDVKEAVAKAIAKIEEEGLGKGKVNFRLRDAIFGRQRYWGEPIPVYYKDGVPHSVKQEHLPLELPQVDAYLPTEDGEPPLARGQNWNYDPEKGVVANGEGYPLEQTTMPGWAGSSWYDLRYMDPFNTDAPVSEKADDYWQNVDLYIGGSEHATGHLLYTRFWHKFLKDQGIISQNEPFKKLINQGMILGTSAFAYRVEGQNKFVSRGLRKDYKTVPVHVDVNTVNASDEMDVDAFKLWRDDLAGAEFVSENGKFLVGREVEKMSKSKYNVVNPDDIIEQYGADTLRMYEMFLGPLEQSKPWNTAGITGVHGFLKKLTRLYKNEADWNISDEKADDKELKALHVLIKKVNEDIEAFSFNTSVSAFMICVNELGALKCNKLEILEPLAVLISPFAPHLAEELWTGLGHEGGISVVPFPIHNEDYLTENSFEYPVAFNGKMRFKEELSLEMAKDAVEKHIMGLEKTATYLDGKSPKKVIVVPGKIVNIVM
- a CDS encoding ATP-binding protein, whose protein sequence is MKKLKRFLRSFRVRVLMSFVTLKLILLVWVVAYIHIDARQNSLASLSKSFDTLEQAFIASNVGFQSFLLSGYREDDFHLTGFSKGIDDYIAQQDLQTDSLRQMIYAFEDNDLSGENNLCTLIVMNQNLKKSLMTLKGLYLKRGYVDYGAEGDMRLVAHALEDSTSLAKEQILQLRRHEKDYLLRGKMEYVEAFNFLINKLKNNVPISSKAKNDLQSYQRMFNHFVGVETALGAHQNTGAYNDVRVQIDSITRAQKMLKEMVESQIKAMSADFKRMLWQVSLVAVVLALVLSIYFSSMLTEDIRVLNSRVFAFKKSMFKTVPPAIDDARSLEVGYLNKNLDGMMKELSFTLKSLKVDKVRAEEMSKQKTLFLTNMSHEIRTPLNGITGMLHVLKSTNLTDEQLEQIEIMDYSANHLMELVNMILDQSKINAGQMKVEKVEFDLDGDIKKLKKIFEHKCGEKGLSINVELKGDTSHKLVGDPLRLQQVLINLVNNGIKFTDYGGIEIKISEESNDGKHQVLKFEVRDTGIGIEQDQLARIFEAFEQSDSSITRKYGGTGLGLAISSDLVKLMGGELRATSEEGKGSVFFFTLRFELGAEKKIYAPSLTKTEALRNEVQTPKILLAEDNIVNQKVLTLMITQMGIEVVLADNGEEAVSKFMEEDFDIVLMDLQMPKMDGLEAMRCIKQSNKYINKPVPVVAVTANAFSEDRMRALQAGMDDYLSKPVKPADLKGLLVKYLQSSTLVV